The Haloplanus sp. GDY1 genomic sequence GACCGACGCCGTCGTGGTGACTCACGGGACGGACACCCTCGAAGAGACGGCCTACTTCCTCGAACTGTGTTACGACGGACCGCTCCCGGTGGCGATCACGGGCGCGATGCGGGCCGCCTCGGGGCCGAGTCCGGACGGGCCGATGAACCTCGAAGCGGCCGTGCGGGCGGTCACGAGCGAGGGGGCGCGGGCGGGACGGGTCGTCGTCGCGTTCGCCGGCCACCTCTACGCCGCCCGCGACGCGGTCAAGACGCACACGACGGCCGTCGACGCGTTCTCGGCGCCGGAGTTCGGGCCGCTCGGGACCGTCGACCCGGACGACGTCACGTGGGGACGCCGGGAGACCGACGAGGAGACGTACGCCCCCGATCCGTCGGCCCTCTCGAACGACGTCCTCGGGGTGACGGTGACGGCGGACCTGCCGCCGGACCACGTCGCCCACGGCGTCGACAGCGACGCCGTCTGCCTGGCGTCGCTGGGTGCCGGGCACGTGCCGCCGGACGTCGTGCCGGCCATCGCGGCGGTCAGGGAGGCGGGCGTCCCCGTCGTCGTCACCTCGCGGTGCGGGGTGGGGCGACTCGCCCGCGACGCCTACGACTACCCCGGCAGCGAGCAGTTCATCGACGACCTGGACTGTCACGTGACGGGGTTGCCGCTCCAGAAGGCACGGATCAAGACGGTCGTCGCGACGGCCGCGGACGCGCTCGACGACGCGTTCGAGCGTCGGTAGCGGCCGCGAGCGTCGGGACTCTCGGTGAGTGCTGGTCACCACTCACAACCTTTTTGTACTGGTTAGCTGTGCATCAGCATGCACGATGTCAATCGGAGTCATTGGACTCGGCAAGGTAGGGAGAGGTATCGCCAAGAATCTCGTCGCGGCGGACTACGACGTCGTCGGCTTCGACCTCGACGAGGACGCCTGCGAGCAGGCGAGCGAACACGGCGTCGACATCGCCGAGAACAACCCGGAGGTGGCGCGGCGCTCGTCGACGATCATCCTGTCGCTGCCCCACCCCGACGCGAGTCAGGCCGCCATCGAGGCCATCGTCGAACACGGCGAGTCGGGCACCGACGTGTTCGACACGAGCACGCTCTCGGCGCTCCGGGCGCGCGAACTCGCTGACCTCGCGAACGAGGGCGGCGTCCACTACTTCGACTGTCCGATCACGGGCGGCGAAGTCGGGGCACAGGCCGGCGAACTCACCATCATGGCCGGCGGCGATCCGGACCGCATCCAGGCGAACGCCGAGGTGCTCTCGGTCATCGCGAAGGACGTCTACCACATCGGCGAGGTGGGTGACGCGCAGTTCGTGAAGCTCATCCACAACCACGTCGGCCAGACGACGCTCGTCATCTTCATCGAGGGGCTGTTGCTCGCCGACGAGTTCGGCGTCGACCCGACCGTCCTCTACCGGACGCTGCGCCACTACACGCAGATCTACGACGACAAGCTGGACAGCTTCTTCTCGAACAACTTCGACGAGGAGTTCGACGAGCACT encodes the following:
- a CDS encoding asparaginase, producing the protein MRVTLLATGGTIASTGDGDGATPDLDAAALGRRVPAVDDVDVAVETFSTVPSPHVTVEDMWRLTERIRDLEGGTDAVVVTHGTDTLEETAYFLELCYDGPLPVAITGAMRAASGPSPDGPMNLEAAVRAVTSEGARAGRVVVAFAGHLYAARDAVKTHTTAVDAFSAPEFGPLGTVDPDDVTWGRRETDEETYAPDPSALSNDVLGVTVTADLPPDHVAHGVDSDAVCLASLGAGHVPPDVVPAIAAVREAGVPVVVTSRCGVGRLARDAYDYPGSEQFIDDLDCHVTGLPLQKARIKTVVATAADALDDAFERR
- a CDS encoding NAD(P)-dependent oxidoreductase, producing the protein MSIGVIGLGKVGRGIAKNLVAADYDVVGFDLDEDACEQASEHGVDIAENNPEVARRSSTIILSLPHPDASQAAIEAIVEHGESGTDVFDTSTLSALRARELADLANEGGVHYFDCPITGGEVGAQAGELTIMAGGDPDRIQANAEVLSVIAKDVYHIGEVGDAQFVKLIHNHVGQTTLVIFIEGLLLADEFGVDPTVLYRTLRHYTQIYDDKLDSFFSNNFDEEFDEHFKPEGETGIFRNRFNLDVAHKDLVELKDLADKYETYLPLGNFVEQFHREGMNAGYGDKPHPLLLEYFEENFDTEIETTAEGREKSLGKIV